A single window of Plasmodium reichenowi strain SY57 chromosome 14, whole genome shotgun sequence DNA harbors:
- a CDS encoding protein kinase, putative, which yields MDNDNNKRKKTKKKKVRNVNNKNSNENKKKGIQENQDEQNYAEQYADQIEEILALHNIFFPMYVDNPGHVKKCDLPKDLMKRNEYIKNSKDLSENIIVDINDEINKNTCLTFSMFLNIDNIMEKYKVTFICEKIYPYSYPNVVIHMNTKLNEEQKNDVTLNIRKICAKNYGRITLFEICLFINEYLNKIFNNDFQNLWEEMNYRIDDTSFKKDRDNEIYNDLHNEIEDGRKLANYKNVQNDNNDDDYKKNNEHMNNQSDGIFEHMKNHQCDQKGYYDNAACLNDQIESKKKKTQILYEHGIQYDEIEINNKNKHIDNHIKDTYNFHSQPYNKKGYYNNEYLKEMYLSKNNDNETINDEKNLDHNMTNTLENYNYLQNNIINEQKYFLNTYNFNSISGFSSINSCLINQQQYEINRKKEEWETKIKTNFLENKLNSKNIMNNSENYDMIIQCKDSNFKNFNIIKNISINNYRNTFLVRHSIDTNVYIIHSYVLLNISYFLTFFFNHMVFCNRDFNLFCNILNDKKEIQKNKKNKKNEELFKEYLNDIINLRNSKKKKNFILKNYQDEEKNKQDYYIPPVHFFCSEYQFYANKNCVITQNKNNKTLHNILNEINHNRLKKVIHHYKLVRKINIKKIICELAKLTKIHHKYLARYHFSWFEKEKIINKEQQNNKKINQVNDLMKNVIINRLDHHVHSMEEHYKTEVENNINNDKQKIKIKIKNNNNNNNENNNENKNKNKKKGISHIQNKENINNGHVLKYNANKIEEDFQCVQSFDSYCTDCACYYCCCSSSSCPLENDDTILQTNEDKNGNYKDNYENIKNEINHLEKEKPKKNNDEDEEEEKKNHEVLDEKKNKLIGAFSNNIERKGSQSKNSINTIEGSKNKDKDKPIHHHNIDNNNNINNINNSNDKECCNNIKNNKNEKYITPFNNDMNYIKNVAYIKSILNKKEYNKKTLYIQCEHCKGQSLEKEIENNFFQKNKYLIWNIFRQVLESLSYLHKQKIYIKNLNSQNIYLDNDKYGAHIKIINYSICNMIDYFYFYHYSYKNNSSYFQQFIQELYNDLKNIGKPLNKEDIENMIHSESIHDKESKEEDIFVKKCNSFEIRNDSSCKEFINDEKINKEKNVPIDEYDRNNKCVNYNDYNNDYDDDKEKTIYTYPSSNEYKDFYVHSYNQYFYKCLNKKKYDYEELDLFSLGLLLYELWHTPFKSKEEKLINITTMIKEKTFSESFIKNIDNDSLKVLKFILISTINYDTNEKKITKLEYVDILNLNIKKDKEDYEHLNNSMKTKTIKDMNDDLIIKKEGVYNKNVNIDIENEKKMNKIKKNINNYKDHINNEMLLNMNKKNLNVSEKPNLYCINNSISSILAKYNENDDYISNQKKNKDSEIYLDVKGDIRLLLMNSMESPSSHHIASENFKKANHSNTYSEQLKKIYNFFNQDINVLEDGKRISVKKDNIQKENVVEKNDIFEDNEKNNKINQNDKINKEDGNIKCTNEDKYKLNENKKNNNSNNNNNNNNNNNNNNNFQMNHIVEESIYSTHKHANNKEEYIYKKNYTNKLPKITAEKLLNYPLIPVVIQRDIFKYFLQKLKHNSLNECMNVLNILLYNNKDLSFPFERNRNAYVYTHTSTYEYDVIKSYIFEYFHWYLSKKLCTYNQPHVFQLIKNKTDTSNEEVHNDVISKIPNNFLKKINLYKKEIKTKKLDMENDSDNNENKYEDINNSIEHLDILEKNKSNKKNKKMKKKERNISRYYSFDSLPEQNSNNLKNLENMQDLKKKKSYKKKENDNSTSSKDKNEKDNISKYEKKKKKKSDDEKKKDNKKRDFPILGKFSMFKKFPLIKRSNTYNIYRTNDMNTDLLINYDDKNGEHEKDDKTDDTSSSYNNSNNNNNDNINNMQNSSRMIEELKKENEENKRNILNRFKDKLQLIDKNNKLVYMPFYLTESFLNLIPHYNLNKSFMNSFCFFQNYFFENNQYKIIKRENSIIYNNIITINDKKDFFYGNNINGNNKTEVNISFCIYQLIILCNIMEIFEKFEGYLNNLIIKWCYTDLIIILIRDMLSLNCNKKIYFLYKIFEEGNISFKNLKKLLLYLDITYDDKILKILYSVLYDQTDNLYDKMKKIIKMYDIKNHKNTKFINYITSTIIYLNNLFQYFNKSNHIFTWDFFMNHFQNTFGFAFAFNIYSNKNTKYLLSFGGVSTQVFTNYDKVPQNGTYNIIFEIFVDSISNIIFQDVKKDNFSNLIIDFHSPSVVITAKAYKLLMYAFSLYNSLIQNGIKCECRITPLMETSKFEKSLLKYKNINIHVQINQKISSSTSINIEDYENSAENISSSNIINSEENVNIIYSTHIIRLNIKKNFENEASLINYIKQFYLKK from the exons ATggataatgataataataaaagaaaaaagacgaagaaaaagaaagttcgaaatgttaataataaaaatagtaatg aaaacaaaaagaaagGAATCCAAGAAAACCAAGATGAACAAAATTATGCAGAACAGTATGCAGATCAAATTGAAGAGATATTAGCgttacataatatttttttccctATGTATGTAGACAATCCAGG GCATGTAAAAAAATGCGATCTACCAAAAGATTTAATGAAACgtaatgaatatataaagaatagTAAGGATTTATCCGAGAATATTATTGTtgatataaatgatgaaataaataaaaatacttGTTTAACCTTTAGTATGTTTCTGAACattgataatattatggAAAAGTATAAAGTAACATTTATTTGTGAAAAAATTTATCCATATTCTTATCCAAATGTTGTTATACATATGAACACCaaattaaatgaagaacaaaaaaatgatgtaacattaaatataagaaaaatatgtgCAAAGAATTATGGAAGAATTACTTTATTTGaaatttgtttatttattaatgaatatttaaacaaaatattcaaTAATGATTTCCAAAATTTGTGGGAAGAAATGAATTATCGAATTGATGACACaagttttaaaaaagacagagataatgaaatatataatgatttaCATAATGAAATAGAAGACGGACGTAAATTAGCTAATTATAAAAACGtacaaaatgataataatgatgatgattataaaaaaaataatgaacaTATGAATAATCAGAGTGATGGGATTTTTGAACATATGAAAAATCATCAATGTGATCAAAAAGgttattatgataatgCAGCATGTTTAAATGATCAAATTGAATctaagaaaaaaaaaacacaaatattatatgaacaCGGTATACAATATGATgaaatagaaataaataataaaaacaaacatatagataatcatataaaagatacatataattttcatagTCAAccttataataaaaaaggatattataataatgaatatttgAAAGAAATGTACttatcaaaaaataatgataatgaaacaattaatgatgaaaaaaatttagaTCATAATATGACCAACACTCttgaaaattataattatttacaaaataatataattaatgaacaaaaatattttttaaatacgTATAATTTCAATAGTATATCAGGGTTTTCTTCAATAAATAGTTGCCTTATTAATCAACAAcaatatgaaataaatagaaaaaaagaagaatgggaaacaaaaataaaaacaaattttttagaaaataaattgaattcgaaaaatattatgaacaattcagaaaattatgatatgATTATACAATGTAAAGATAGcaattttaaaaattttaatattataaaaaacatttcaattaataattataggAACACATTTCTTGTAAGACATAGTATTGATacaaatgtatatattattcattcaTATGTCTTATTAAATATCTCATATTTCTTAACCTTCTTTTTCAATCATATGGTTTTTTGTAATAGAGATTTTAATCTGTTTTGTaacatattaaatgataaaaaggaaattcaaaaaaataaaaaaaataaaaaaaatgaagaactatttaaagaatatttaaatgatatTATCAATTTAAgaaattcaaaaaaaaaaaaaaatttcatattaaaaaattatcaggatgaagaaaagaacaaacaagattattatattcctcctgttcattttttttgtagTGAATATCAATTTTACGCTAACAAAAATTGTGTTATTacacaaaataaaaataataaaactttacacaatatattaaatgaaataaatcataatcgtttaaaaaaagttattcatcattataaaCTTGTACgtaaaattaatattaaaaaaatcatatgTGAGCTAGCCAAATTGACCAAAATAcatcataaatatttagCTAGATATCACTTTTCATGGTttgaaaaggaaaaaatcATAAACAAAGAACAgcaaaataataaaaaaataaatcaagTAAATGACTTAATgaaaaatgttattataaatagGCTTGATCACCATGTACATTCTATGGAAGAACATTATAAAACTGAAGTAGAAAACaacataaataatgataaacaaaagataaaaataaaaataaaaaataataataataataataatgaaaataataatgaaaataaaaataaaaataaaaaaaaaggtataAGTCATATACAAAacaaagaaaatataaataatggGCATGTACTAAAATATAATgcaaataaaatagaagaAGATTTTCAATGTGTACAGTCTTTTGATTCTTATTGTACTGACTGTGCttgttattattgttgttgttcATCTTCTTCCTGTCCATTAGAAAACGATGACACGATACTACAAACaaatgaagataaaaatGGGAATTATAAGGATAActatgaaaatataaagaatgaaataaatcatttggaaaaggaaaagccaaaaaaaaataatgacgaagatgaagaagaagaaaaaaaaaatcatgAAGTTTtggatgaaaaaaaaaacaaactAATAGGAGCtttttctaataatatagaaagAAAAGGGTCACAAAGTAAGAATAGTATCAATACAATAGAAGgttcaaaaaataaagacaAAGATAAACCTATCCATCACcataatattgataataataataatattaataatattaataatagtaatgaTAAGGAGtgttgtaataatattaagaataacaaaaatgaaaaatatataactcCTTTTAACAACGATATGAActatattaaaaatgtagcttatataaaaagtatcttaaataaaaaagaatataataaaaaaacattatatatacaatgTGAACATTGTAAAGGACAATCattagaaaaagaaattgaaaataatttttttcagaaaaataaatatttaatatggAATATATTTAGACAAGTATTAGAATCTTTAAGCTATTTACATAAGcagaaaatatatataaaaaatttaaattctcagaatatttatttagataatgataaatatggagcacatattaaaataataaattatagtatatgtaatatgattgattatttttacttttatcattattcatataaaaataattccTCTTATTTCCAACAGTTCATAcaagaattatataacgATCTAAAAAATATTGGGAAACcattaaataaagaagataTTGAAAACATGATACATTCTGAAAGTATACATGATAAGGAATCTAAAGAAGAAGATATCTTTGTAAAGAAGTGTAACAGTTTTGAAATTAGAAATGATAGTTCGTGTAAGGAATttataaatgatgaaaaaataaacaaagaaaaaaatgttcCTATTGATGAATATGATcgtaataataaatgtgtcaattataatgattataataatgattacGATGATGATAAGgaaaaaacaatatatacatatccATCAtcaaatgaatataaagaTTTCTATGTACATTCTTATAAccaatatttttataaatgtttaaataaaaagaaatatgaTTATGAAGAATTGGACTTATTTTCATTAggtttattattatatgaattatgGCATACACCATTTAAATcgaaagaagaaaaattaataaatataactaCCATGATTAAGGAAAAAACATTTTCAGAATcgtttataaaaaatatagataatgattctttaaaagtattaaaatttattttaattagTACTATTAACTATGATActaatgaaaaaaaaataacaaaacTGGAATATGtagatattttaaatttaaatataaaaaaggataaGGAAGATTATGAACATTTGAATAATAGTATGAAAACTAAAACTATCAAAGATATGAATGAtgatttaataattaaGAAAGAGGGggtatataataagaatgtAAATATCGatatagaaaatgaaaaaaaaatgaataaaattaaaaaaaatataaataattataaggatcatataaataatgaaatgttattaaatatgaataaaaagaatCTAAATGTTTCAGAGAAACCtaatttatattgtattaATAATTCTATTAGTAGCATACTAGctaaatataatgaaaacgatgattatatatctaatcaaaaaaaaaataaggatTCTGAGATATATTTGGATGTAAAAGGAGATATAAGATTACTTTTAATGAATAGTATGGAATCCCCATCTAGTCATCATATTGCTTCAGagaattttaaaaaagCTAATCATTCAAATACATATTCAGAAcaattaaagaaaatttataatttcttcaATCAGGATATTAATGTCCTGGAAGATGGTAAACGTATATCTGTGAAAAAGGACAACATACAAAAGGAAAATGTtgtagaaaaaaatgatatatttgaagataatgaaaagaataacAAGATTAATCAAAATGATAAGATTAATAAGGAGGatggaaatataaaatgtacaaacgaagataaatataaattaaatgagaataaaaaaaacaataacagcaacaacaacaacaacaacaacaataataataataataataataattttcaGATGAACCATATTGTTGAAGAGTCTATATACAGTACACATAAACATgctaataataaagaagaatacatatataaaaagaattatacTAACAAATTACCAAAAATAACAGCAgagaaattattaaattatccATTAATACCTGTTGTCATTCAAAGagatatttttaaatattttcttcagAAATTAAAACATAATTCTTTAAATGAATGTATGAATGTTttaaacattttattatataataataaagacCTATCTTTTCCATTTGAAAGGAATCGAAATGCATATGTTTATACACATACATCTACATATGAATATGATGTTATTaaaagttatatatttgaatatttCCATTGGTATTTATCTAAAAAACTTTGTACTTACAACCAACCTCATGTATTtcaattaataaaaaacaaaacagATACATCTAATGAAGAAGTACATAATGATGTCATATCAAAAATTCctaataattttttaaaaaaaattaatttatataaaaaagaaataaagaCGAAAAAATTGGATATGGAAAACGATTctgataataatgaaaacaaatatgaagatattaataatagtattgaacatttagatatattagaaaaaaacaaatccaataaaaagaacaaaaaaatgaaaaaaaaggaaagaaatattagtagatattattcatttgaTTCTTTACCTGAACaaaattcaaataatttaaaaaatttggAAAATATGCAAgatcttaaaaaaaaaaaaagttataaaaagaaagagAATGATAATAGTACAAGTAGTAAggataaaaatgaaaaggataatatttcaaaatatgagaaaaaaaaaaaaaaaaaaagtgatgatgaaaaaaagaaggaTAACAAAAAGAGAGATTTTCCTATATTAGGCAAATTTTCaatgtttaaaaaatttcCCTTAATTAAGAGAAgtaatacatataatatatatagaacTAATGATATGAATACAGATTTGTTGataaattatgatgataaaaatggaGAACATGAAAAAGATGATAAGACTGATGATACAAGTAGttcttataataatagtaataataataataatgataatattaataatatgcaAAATAGTTCCCGTATGATTGAAGAATTaaagaaagaaaatgaagaaaataaaagaaatattttaaatcGATTTAAGGATAAATTACAACTtattgataaaaataataaattagtTTATATGCCCTTTTATCTTACTGAGTcctttttaaatttaataccacattataatttaaataaaagttTTATGAATTccttttgtttttttcagaattatttttttgaaaataatcaatataaaataataaaaagagagaatagtattatatataataatatcattacaataaatgataagaaagattttttttatggtaataatattaatggaaataataaaacagaagttaatatttcattttgtatttatcaattaattatattatgtaatattatgGAAATATTTGAAAAGTTTGAAGgatatttaaataatttaataataaaatggtGTTATACCgatttaattattattttaattagAGATATGTTATCATTaaattgtaataaaaaaatatattttttatataaaatatttgaagaaggcaatatttcatttaagaatttaaaaaaattacttttatatttagatatcacatatgatgataaaatactgaaaatattatattctgttttatatgatcaaacagataatttatatgataaaatgaagaaaattataaaaatgtatgatattaaaaatCATAAGAATActaaatttattaattatataacatcaaccataatttatttaaataatctttttcaatattttaataaatctaATCATATTTTCACATGGgatttttttatgaacCACTTCCAAAATACCTTTGGATTTGCATTTgcttttaatatttattcaaataaaaatacaaaatatcTATTATCTTTTGGAGGTGTGTCAACACAAGTATTTACAAATTATGATAAGGTACCACAAAATGGaacatataatatcatttttgaaatatttgTAGATTCTAtatcaaatataatatttcag gaTGTAAAGAAGGATAACTTTTCCAATTTGATTATAGATTTTCATTCTCCTAGTGTAGTAATTACAGCTAAGGCTTATAAATTATTGATGTATGCCTTTTCCTTATATAATAGCTTAATACAAAATGGAATTAAG TGCGAATGCAGAATAACACCCCTGATGGAAACGTCCAAGTTTGAAAAGAGCTTActgaaatataaaaacatcAACATTCACGTACAAATAAACCAAAAAATTAGCTCGAGTACatcaataaatatagaaGACTATGAAAATTCAGCCgaaaatatttcttcttcaaatataattaattcagaggaaaatgtaaatattatatatagcACTCACATTATCAgattaaatattaaaaaaaattttgagAATGAGGCAtcattaataaattatataaaacaattttatttgaaaaaatga
- a CDS encoding peptide chain release factor 1, putative translates to MKKLLFLFYCYIWFDLFVHVSNFYIKPKNYYTHKTERTKKSVLKRYSFQLYNKKQTHLYNDNKNFIRIEFRPGVGGEEAFTWSKELLNTYKLFAERNKCKVEKIQDISDSLVISSKENLNIIKEDKQIEINLYDLFKNESGIHQVKRIPKNDSKNRIHSSTATVAIFFHEKEEPKYEINLKDLKISTFRSSKPGGQNVNKIESGVCILHKPTGIQTECQEERTQELNKKLAMKRLIQKIQHMESKEKENMVQHERAKL, encoded by the exons atgaaaaaactattatttcttttttattgttatatatgGTTTGACTTATTTGTTCATGTGTCTaacttttatataaaaccA aAAAACTATTACACACATAAAACCGAACGAACAAAAAAGAGTGTGTTGAAAAGATATTCATTTCagttatataataaaaaacaaacacATTTGTATAATgacaataaaaattttatacGAATAGAATTTCGTCCAGGTGTAGGAGGAGAGGAAGCGTTCACATGGTCcaaagaattattaaac acTTACAAATTGTTCGCAGAGAGGAATAAATGCAAAGTTGAAAAAATAcaa GACATTAGTGATTCCTTAGTTATAAGTTCAAAGGAAAacttaaatataattaaagaGGACAAACAAATTGAAATAAATTTGTATGatctttttaaaaatgaaagtGGTATTCATCAGGTGAAAAGGATACCAAAGAATGATTCCAAA AATAGGATTCATTCATCCACAGCTACGGTTgcaatattttttcatgaAAAGGAAGAACcaaaatatgaaattaaTTTGAAAGACCTAAAAATTTCAACATTCAGATCGAGTAAACCAGGTGGACAAAACGTGAATAAG ATTGAATCAGGTGTGTGTATTTTACACAAACCTACAGGAATACAAACTGAATGCCAAGAGGAAAg AACTcaagaattaaataaaaaacttGCTATGAAAAGGttaattcaaaaaatacAACATATGGAAAGtaaagaaaaggaaaatatgGTTCAACATGAACGAGCTAAATTg